A genomic segment from Leptolyngbya boryana PCC 6306 encodes:
- a CDS encoding DUF1579 domain-containing protein, producing the protein METIQTEQTPSMPAQPQKEHQWLQKLVGEWTYEIEAMMAPDQPPVKSTGTETVRSLGGLWILAEGQGEMGGCGSATTLMTLGYDPQKQRYVGTWIGSMMTYLWIYDGELDASETALTLNSDGPVMTGEEKLGKYKDVIEFKSDDHRVLTSHMLSDDGQWQQFMTAHYRRKQ; encoded by the coding sequence ATGGAAACGATTCAAACTGAACAAACTCCATCTATGCCTGCTCAACCGCAGAAAGAACATCAGTGGCTCCAGAAACTCGTTGGTGAGTGGACGTATGAAATCGAAGCGATGATGGCACCTGATCAACCTCCCGTGAAATCAACGGGAACAGAAACGGTGCGCTCACTGGGTGGACTCTGGATATTGGCAGAAGGACAGGGTGAGATGGGTGGCTGTGGTTCTGCAACAACTCTGATGACCCTTGGCTACGACCCACAGAAACAGCGCTATGTGGGCACCTGGATTGGCTCAATGATGACGTATCTCTGGATATATGACGGTGAACTAGATGCTTCTGAAACTGCACTAACACTCAACTCTGATGGACCTGTCATGACGGGTGAGGAGAAGCTAGGCAAGTACAAAGATGTGATCGAGTTCAAGAGTGACGATCACCGGGTATTAACCTCACATATGTTGAGCGATGATGGGCAGTGGCAGCAGTTCATGACCGCCCATTATCGACGCAAGCAATAA
- a CDS encoding DUF899 domain-containing protein: MVQNTISHPKVVGKDEWLTARKTLLEHEKELTKQRDRINAERRRLPMVKLDKEYAFEGSNGATKLVDLFEGRTQLIIYHFMFAPEWEKGCMGCTGFVHSLGDLSMLNERDTTFALVARAPFPKLEAYKTLKGWTIPWYSSFGSDFNYDFHVTLDETIAPTEYNYRDKAELERLNGPNVIQGESHGLSVFFRLGDDVFHSYSTYARGVESLTDSYSLLDMTPYGRQEDFEDSPPGYPQKPTYG, from the coding sequence ATGGTTCAGAATACAATTTCACATCCAAAAGTTGTTGGAAAAGATGAGTGGTTGACTGCTCGGAAAACATTGCTTGAACACGAAAAAGAGTTGACCAAGCAGCGCGATCGTATCAACGCAGAACGACGCAGGCTACCAATGGTCAAACTTGACAAGGAATACGCTTTTGAAGGATCAAACGGTGCTACCAAACTCGTTGATTTGTTTGAGGGACGAACTCAACTGATCATCTACCACTTCATGTTTGCACCAGAGTGGGAGAAGGGCTGTATGGGTTGCACAGGCTTTGTTCATTCGCTGGGCGATTTATCTATGCTGAATGAACGGGATACGACCTTTGCCTTAGTCGCGCGCGCCCCGTTCCCCAAGTTGGAAGCCTACAAGACGCTGAAGGGATGGACGATTCCCTGGTATTCGTCCTTTGGTAGTGATTTCAACTACGATTTCCATGTCACGCTGGATGAAACTATTGCACCCACCGAATACAACTATCGAGACAAGGCGGAGTTAGAGCGATTAAACGGACCCAATGTAATACAAGGCGAGAGCCACGGACTCAGCGTTTTCTTCCGTCTAGGCGACGATGTTTTCCACAGCTACTCGACCTACGCCCGTGGCGTTGAATCCCTCACTGACTCCTACAGCCTGCTGGATATGACCCCCTACGGACGGCAGGAAGACTTTGAAGACTCACCCCCTGGATATCCGCAAAAGCCGACCTATGGATAG